Proteins from one Xenorhabdus griffiniae genomic window:
- the rseC gene encoding SoxR-reducing system protein RseC, which translates to MVKEWATVVRWHKGRALLRYGSSSGCGSCQTKAACGSYLLEKIGPESIHQLELEIAQPLQPGQKVEVGIPESSLLRSAMLVYLTPLLGLFLVAALFQFWTTDQLWTCLGGVGGGVAGFFIARKIAAYWDNLQAYQPVVLQIGLPPDSIKVLQQE; encoded by the coding sequence ATGGTTAAAGAGTGGGCAACTGTTGTCCGTTGGCACAAAGGGCGGGCATTATTACGTTATGGCTCATCTTCAGGTTGCGGTAGCTGTCAAACCAAAGCAGCCTGTGGTTCTTATTTACTGGAAAAGATAGGGCCAGAAAGCATCCATCAGTTGGAACTGGAAATTGCTCAACCACTCCAACCGGGGCAGAAGGTTGAAGTAGGCATTCCTGAAAGCAGTCTGCTACGTTCAGCTATGCTGGTATATTTGACACCCTTGTTGGGGTTGTTTTTGGTTGCCGCACTTTTTCAATTTTGGACGACTGACCAATTATGGACCTGCTTAGGCGGGGTTGGCGGTGGAGTCGCTGGTTTCTTCATTGCTCGCAAGATCGCGGCGTATTGGGATAATTTGCAAGCATACCAGCCTGTTGTGTTACAAATTGGTTTACCTCCTGATTCGATTAAGGTTCTACAGCAAGAATAA
- the lepA gene encoding translation elongation factor 4, with protein MKQIRNFSIIAHIDHGKSTLSDRIIQICGGLSDREMAAQVLDSMDLERERGITIKAQSVTLDYKANDGQVYQLNFIDTPGHVDFSYEVSRSLAACEGALLVVDAGQGVEAQTLANCYTAIEMDLEVVPVLNKIDLPAAEPERVAEEIEDIVGIDATNAVRCSAKTGVGVQDVIERLVEEIPPPEGDPDAPLQALIIDSWFDNYLGVVSLVRIKNGTLRKGDKIKVMSTGQVYNADRLGIFTPKRIDRDVLNCGEVGWLVCAIKDILGAPVGDTLTTARQPAEKALPGFKKVKPQVYAGLFPVSSDDYEAFRDALGKLSLNDASLFYEPESSTALGFGFRCGFLGLLHMEIIQERLEREYDLDLITTAPTVVYEVETTSGDIIYVDSPSKLPPLNNINELREPIAECHMLLPKEYLGNVITLCVEKRGVQTNMVYHGNQVALTYEIPMAEVVLDFFDRLKSTSRGYASLDYNFIRFQDSDMVRVDVLINGERVDALALITHRDNSQYRGRELVEKMKDLIPRQQFDIAIQAAIGTHIIARSTVKQLRKNVLAKCYGGDVSRKKKLLQKQKEGKKRMKQVGNVELPQEAFLAILHVGKDN; from the coding sequence ATGAAGCAAATAAGAAATTTCTCCATTATCGCCCACATTGACCACGGTAAATCCACGCTCTCTGACCGGATTATTCAAATTTGTGGTGGTTTGTCTGATCGCGAAATGGCAGCGCAAGTACTGGATTCAATGGATCTTGAACGTGAACGCGGGATCACGATCAAAGCACAAAGTGTAACCCTTGATTACAAGGCAAATGACGGGCAAGTCTACCAATTAAACTTTATCGATACGCCAGGGCATGTTGACTTCTCTTACGAAGTTTCCCGTTCATTGGCTGCGTGTGAAGGTGCTTTGCTGGTTGTTGATGCAGGGCAGGGGGTTGAAGCCCAGACATTGGCTAACTGCTATACCGCCATTGAAATGGATTTGGAAGTCGTTCCAGTTCTGAATAAAATTGACCTTCCTGCTGCTGAACCAGAGCGTGTCGCTGAAGAAATCGAAGACATTGTTGGTATTGATGCGACCAATGCTGTTCGTTGTTCTGCAAAAACGGGCGTGGGTGTACAGGATGTTATTGAACGTCTGGTGGAAGAGATACCGCCACCAGAAGGCGATCCTGATGCTCCATTACAGGCCCTGATTATTGACTCATGGTTTGATAATTACCTTGGTGTTGTGTCACTTGTTCGTATTAAAAACGGTACGTTGCGTAAAGGTGACAAAATTAAGGTAATGAGCACTGGACAGGTATACAACGCTGACCGATTGGGTATCTTCACACCGAAACGCATTGATCGTGATGTGTTGAATTGTGGTGAAGTAGGCTGGTTGGTCTGTGCCATCAAAGATATTCTGGGGGCGCCAGTTGGGGATACACTGACAACGGCTCGCCAGCCTGCGGAAAAAGCCCTGCCTGGTTTTAAAAAGGTCAAACCGCAAGTTTATGCTGGTCTGTTTCCTGTAAGTTCTGATGACTATGAAGCATTCCGTGATGCGTTGGGCAAACTGAGCTTAAATGATGCATCATTATTCTACGAACCAGAAAGTTCGACTGCGCTGGGTTTTGGTTTCCGCTGTGGTTTCCTTGGCTTGCTGCATATGGAAATCATTCAGGAGCGCCTGGAACGTGAATATGATCTTGATTTGATCACAACGGCTCCAACAGTTGTTTATGAAGTTGAGACAACCAGTGGTGATATTATCTATGTTGATAGTCCATCCAAGTTGCCACCATTAAACAACATTAATGAATTGCGTGAGCCGATTGCAGAATGTCACATGTTGTTGCCGAAAGAGTACCTTGGCAACGTCATTACACTCTGCGTAGAAAAACGCGGTGTGCAGACAAATATGGTTTATCACGGTAATCAGGTTGCACTAACTTATGAAATTCCAATGGCTGAAGTGGTTCTGGATTTCTTTGACCGCTTAAAATCAACATCTCGTGGTTACGCCTCGTTAGATTATAATTTTATCCGCTTCCAGGATTCGGACATGGTTCGTGTAGATGTCTTGATTAACGGTGAGCGTGTTGATGCCCTGGCATTGATTACTCACCGTGACAACTCTCAGTACCGTGGACGTGAGCTGGTGGAAAAAATGAAAGATCTGATCCCACGCCAGCAGTTTGACATTGCTATTCAGGCTGCCATAGGAACTCACATTATTGCGCGTTCTACCGTTAAGCAATTACGTAAAAACGTATTGGCGAAATGTTATGGTGGTGACGTCAGCCGTAAGAAAAAGTTATTGCAGAAACAGAAAGAAGGTAAAAAACGCATGAAGCAGGTCGGCAATGTTGAACTGCCGCAGGAAGCTTTCTTAGCGATTCTGCATGTTGGCAAAGATAATTAA
- the lepB gene encoding signal peptidase I — MANTFALILTLATLITGILWCIERFKFAPERKKKLAHIQEQATGAEAQEALAKGLNKPSWVETLASVFPVLAIVLVLRSFVYEPFQIPSGSMMPTLLIGDFILVEKFAYGLKDPITQTTLIKTGEPKRGDIAVFKFPKNPSIDFVKRIIGLPGDKIVYDYVNKELQVYPGCGWNAQCKGDLPVTYRNVFPSEWTIKEAVTPEGVRISGVYQVPVDESVGPNALRQDERVETLGNVSHHILTIPVIQRFPGFSQEGLPVGTWVVPKGQYFAMGDNRDNSDDSRSWGFVPEKNLVGRATAIWMSFEKQEGEWPTGVRFSRIGGIH; from the coding sequence ATGGCTAACACTTTTGCCTTGATATTAACGTTAGCAACGTTAATTACTGGTATTCTTTGGTGCATAGAGCGATTTAAGTTCGCACCTGAACGTAAGAAAAAACTTGCTCATATTCAGGAACAGGCGACAGGAGCAGAAGCTCAGGAAGCTTTGGCTAAAGGACTTAACAAACCTTCATGGGTTGAAACACTTGCATCTGTCTTTCCAGTGTTAGCCATTGTGTTGGTTCTGCGCTCTTTCGTCTATGAACCTTTTCAGATCCCTTCTGGTTCAATGATGCCGACATTGTTGATCGGGGATTTTATTCTGGTTGAAAAATTTGCTTATGGTTTAAAAGATCCCATTACGCAAACAACCTTAATTAAGACTGGCGAGCCTAAGCGTGGCGATATTGCAGTTTTCAAATTCCCGAAGAACCCAAGCATAGATTTTGTAAAACGCATTATTGGCTTACCTGGAGATAAGATCGTTTACGATTATGTCAACAAAGAGCTTCAGGTTTACCCGGGCTGTGGCTGGAATGCGCAATGTAAGGGCGATTTACCGGTTACTTATCGGAATGTGTTCCCAAGTGAATGGACAATAAAAGAGGCTGTGACACCAGAAGGCGTTCGTATAAGTGGTGTTTATCAAGTTCCGGTTGATGAGTCAGTAGGGCCGAACGCTCTTCGCCAGGACGAAAGAGTCGAAACTTTAGGTAATGTGTCGCACCATATTTTGACCATTCCTGTAATACAACGTTTCCCTGGTTTCTCTCAAGAAGGTTTGCCAGTAGGGACTTGGGTTGTTCCTAAGGGGCAATATTTTGCCATGGGTGATAACCGTGACAATAGTGATGATAGTCGTTCATGGGGCTTTGTACCGGAGAAAAATCTGGTAGGCCGTGCAACTGCCATTTGGATGAGCTTTGAAAAACAGGAAGGTGAATGGCCTACTGGTGTGCGCTTTAGTCGAATTGGTGGAATTCACTAA